A single region of the Chrysoperla carnea chromosome 5, inChrCarn1.1, whole genome shotgun sequence genome encodes:
- the LOC123301374 gene encoding THAP domain-containing protein 11-like codes for MGHQSCCVVNCKNTSRNSKCKFYKFPTVQWKLNQRNLWIAAVKRLNADGSPWVPKSYDYICSDHFIGGKKSEEELSPSYIPTIFPSIYKRSKIQARNESADETKIFFNIKS; via the exons atgggacACCAGAGTTGTTGTGTTGTGAATTGTAAAAATACCAGCAGGAATAgtaagtgcaaattttataaatttccgaCCGTTCAATGGAAATTAAATCAACGGAATCTCTGGATAGCTGCAGTTAAAAGGTTAAA TGCTGATGGATCACCGTGGGTTCCCAAGTCATACGATTATATTTGTAGTGATCATTTTATTGGAGGTAAAAAATCAGAAGAGGAGTTAAGTCCTAGCTACATTCCAACTATATTTCCTTCAATTTACAAGCGTTCGAAA attCAAGCGCGTAATGAATCGGCggatgaaacaaaaattttctttaacatcAAATCCTGA
- the LOC123301466 gene encoding uncharacterized protein LOC123301466, with protein MKLGDVDLFSDLELEQNVFNTIRKFICELYNVAGIIDVDAARLQLFINTYMVCDVNEEFNRKNVKNFDASNLPPCKSELLQQFRRANYITSLWKNAHMKKISIFSPDNNGWTLEDNKYHFNWFDGDQLPSFVSESLQEESENESNKDDNEDSQCQHWVDDDLSNLDDDDSKDHAEL; from the exons ATGAAACTCGGCGATGTAGACTTATTCAGTGACTTAGAACTGGAGCAAAATGTGTTTAACActatacgaaaatttatttgtgaactGTACAACGTGGCCGGAATAATTGACGTAGATGCTGCCCGACTCCAACTCTTCATCAACACTTATATGGTTTGTGACGTAAATGAAGAGTTCAATcgcaaaaatgtgaaaaacttTGATGCTAGTAACTTACCACCATGCAAAAGTGAGCTTTTACAACAGTTTCGACGAGCTAATTATATCACTAGTCTCTGGAAGAATGCTCATATGaagaaaattagtatttttagtCCTGACAATAATGGGTGGACGTTGgaagataataaatatcattttaactgGTTTGATGGGGACCAATTGCCGAGCTTTGTCAGTGAATCGCTTCAAGAAGAATCAG aaaATGAAAGTAATAAGGATGATAATGAAGATAGTCAATGCCAACATTGGGTTGATGATGACTTATCAAACTTAGACGATGATGACAGTAAAGATCACGCTGAATTGTAA
- the LOC123301373 gene encoding uncharacterized protein LOC123301373, giving the protein MVKFFLEILEDTRPIKIYCGNNNKKFANKECGTPHKTFVDTESQTDNKHGFHGFASVTKDREILDLAGVSFPNFDFLLTKIRPPQKCIVSKKDRLLIFLMKIKTGLTFSGLGVLFSVHRTTISAIFYETLQHLASATRNLVFWPDIDAVQETMPDCFLPDYNNTRVIIDCTEFRIDIPTSVDNRVFTYSNYKKNFTAKVLIGITPGGFISLRSDVAGGRKYDSQLTIESGLLDLLEDGDIVLADKGFPEIKTVIDASGKKVKMVMPPFLEKKTEFSTEETQQTYSVARVRIHVERIMQRLRTHQILHKIPQHLFHCIDDILHICCVLVNLQPPIISNKTDEANEG; this is encoded by the coding sequence ATGGTGaagttttttttggaaattttagaaGATACCAGgccgataaaaatttattgtggtaataataataaaaaatttgcaaacaaaGAATGTGGCACTCCTCATAAAACGTTTGTTGATACGGAAAGTCAAACGGATAATAAACATGGATTCCATGGATTCGCATCAGTGACAAAGGATCGAGAAATCCTTGATCTGGCAGGTGTATCATTTCCTAATTTTGATTTCTTGTTGACGAAAATACGCCCACCACAAAAGTGCATTGTATCGAAAAAAGATCgactattgatttttttaatgaaaataaaaactggaTTAACATTTTCAGGACTTGGTGTACTGTTCAGTGTTCATAGAACAACAATTTCagcaattttttatgaaactctTCAACATCTAGCTAGTGCGACTAGAAATTTAGTATTTTGGCCAGATATTGACGCTGTTCAAGAAACGATGCCTGATTGCTTTCTACCTGATTACAATAACACCAGAGTTATAATTGACTGCACTGAATTTCGAATAGATATTCCTACAAGTGTCGACAATCGTGTTTTTACATACTCCAATTATAAAAAGAACTTTACGGCCAAAGTTCTTATTGGTATAACTCCTGGAGGTTTTATTTCTTTGAGATCTGACGTTGCTGGAGGACGAAAATATGATTCTCAACTTACTATAGAGTCAGGATTATTAGACCTCTTGGAAGATGGTGACATTGTTTTAGCTGACAAAGGTTTTCCAGAAATTAAAACAGTGATTGACGCAAGTGGCAAGAAAGTAAAAATGGTTATGCCACCTTTCCTTgagaaaaaaactgaattttcaaCAGAAGAAACTCAACAAACTTATAGTGTAGCAAGAGTTAGGATTCACGTTGAAAGAATCATGCAGCGATTGAGGACTCatcaaatattacataaaattccACAGCATTTATTTCATTGCATAGACGACATTCTGCACATTTGTTGTGTTTTGGTAAATTTACAGCCTccaattatttctaataaaactgATGAAGCAAATGagggataa